The following is a genomic window from Manihot esculenta cultivar AM560-2 chromosome 9, M.esculenta_v8, whole genome shotgun sequence.
atattttaataataaagtttataattcttaaaatcaaatacttttatattaaaattaccgttaataaaaaaaaaaattcttaaaaccCACAAACCATATATTATTTCCTTCAATTCATAAACaataaacatatattaaaatagagaagaaaaataaacatattGTTGAGAGTACAATAAATATATTGTTGCGAATCAAAAGATACCAAGAGCACTGTTATCAACAACACAAAAACACGATATACAGTAAAGATGAATGCAGAAATGGGTTTCGTGGAGTTTGATTCTTCCCATTCCAACTGTCAAGAGAATTTCTTTTCTAAACTAAGAAACTCTTACATATTTAAAATGGAAGCAGTAAGGTTGCAATAGCCTTAGCGATGAAGCCATTGACAGCATCGATATACCCAATCACTGTGCACACCCGATTGCAGATCGAATTCGATTTCCACTTACAATGAATCACCAGATATGTTGGAGACACCATTTAATCATGGGTAGTTATCGTAGGTCACTGTGCACACATGATTGCAGATCGAATTCGATTTCTACTTACAATGAATCACCAGATATGTTGGAGAGACCATTTATTCGTGGGTGAGACTATTTATTCGTGGGTGGTTATCGTAGGTGACTATCATCAATTGGTATTGCAGATAGCTATCGCAGGTGCTGAAAATCCGATCTGCTCATTATTGTCTGGCTAATCTTGAagcagagagagaatcaagaatGTTAAAGCCATGAGAGAGAGAAATTCTTGAGAGTGGTTCAACCTAATGGAATTTTATGGTGATGGATTTACATTTGCTTGTGTTGATAGATTTATATTTTGTGCTTCGATTTTGTGATGTTGGAGTTTTTGTGGTGATGGGTTtacattttattctttttattaattttctagagaaagtgataaaaaaaatttgggagttacttttttttaaggctaaaaagtaatttttctatatttaatttaaaaaatattagtttaaaaatacgaaatattaatttaaaattaaatttaatatattttaataagaaaatacaataaatcattttttttccaaaactgccctttttttttccttatattTTCTTGAAAAGCATTTTTCTCCACAAACTTTAGTCTAACCGGACTTctctttttttccccttttacaTGTTTCTTTTACCTTTCATCCTTGCGAATTGTTAACATGGTTAAACAGTTCTGAAATCTCTGAAGATGGACATGGATCTCTCTGCTTGGCCATTTTCTTTCCATCTTCAAGGGATCAAAAACATGGCCCTGCTTCAATGAAGAgatcaatcaatttttttttttgaagtcagTAGAGTGACACCTACAGATGCCATGTTCATCATCAGCCTGCTTACTTGGAAAGCTAGAATACCATCAGAAATCTGGACAAAACAGATCAGTTCTCTTGCTGAACCACCAAAATCTACAATGGCAATATGTTCCAGGACTAAGGAATTCTCACAAAATGGAGGAAGACAAATATTGAGATTTGcaaatgaaagaaattctggTAATAACGTTGAAACTTGAAAGCATAATCTACAGCACACTGCCACCTCCTCAACTACTGGAAGTTTGTAACAGTGTGCTGCTTAGTATACATAATAGTAAATCTGATACAGTTCAATGCACTAGAATAATTGATACTCAAATAATTGCTTTAGAAAATAACTCTGCTTTCTCACAATAGTGATAGAATCAAAATTTACTAAACAATCTGAGTGTAGTGTATCAATGAATGTCAAGCACTCAAGCTCGTCGAGCCCCAATCACCCCAACTCCCCACATGTTTCGAGACCTTTCCCTTTCCATGACATTCCACTTGGAGTTTCTCTTGTGAAACTCCATTATCATCAGTATCTTCGGCATGGGAATTCAAAGAGGTACATGATTGAAGCAATCCTTGGCCAAACCCAGAACTTCTTGTGGCTGCAACAACTCAACCATTGCCAAGTTCAGTAGAAGAACAAGCTAAAGCTTATTGCAGCcgaaaaaaaaatctacaagCAACAAATCCTAGCGGCAAATGCAACAACCTTTGAATGGAAACATGTTATAGCAAATACTGATTGTGCAAAAGAACTACTGGCATTATAAAGTGACATGAAATTAGGGTATCCAACTTTACCAAGGGCCCCACTTACAggttttaacacttcaaaacaaaaCTTTAGCATGGCAAACTCAACATCTATGAAAGCCATCAATTAAATTCAGTTTCCAGAAGCATGAATTGACTCAATTCTTggtattgaatttctctttgtAAATTTTCTTAAAAGACAAAAATCATTGTCCTTCCCCATATTGCTTAACTTGGAAATAGGCACCGTCCTCAAAAGTTTCTGATGATACTGATTAGTCAGCAAACAATTTGCAGCGCAGCAATGGAGGGCTAATAGTAAACTACCAATAGCAGGCTGTAAACTTCCATGAAATACTGGTGGTGGTAGTAGGCTTCTGTTCTGGTATAAGTAGTTTACTTTTTACAAGGATCTCATTGTTGTAAGTGCTCCACTTCTTTCTATGTTAGGGAAAAAATTGTAAAATCTTGCATCTAAAAATGGTTGGGtgatttgaataataaaactaaaaagtTTTAACCATAATATGTGCTTAACAACCCCACGAGGAAAattcttactttttttttttttttttgatttacCAAatactcttatttttatttctttatccCCTTTCATTTCTACTTATCTTATAAATCATTACAGATAATGAGTCAACAAGACAATAACACATCCATTAGTAGATTCCTCCTTTCGACTCATTCATGTACTAGAACTATAGATACAATCAACAACAAACAACATCTTATAACAACCAGCTATTTTAAACAATAGGCTACACAAGGTACTTTTTTTACCTGAGGAAAGCACCTATAATAAGAAAATTACTAGTGAAATTGGACCTATTGTGAACTTTGTGAATAGCAGGAGAAAGTAACCAAGACATGCAAAGTTAGACTTTACTTCAAGGTTGAGAATAAAAATGAATACTAGAAGTAAAGTGCAGAAGAAAAAATTTCGTACATACAGATACAACAGTATCAGTACCAGCATTTTTTTTTGGAGTACAGTGCAAAATTTTTCTTGTTGAACTTgctaaaaattcaaaaagaacAAAGCACTTACTGACTGAAACTCTCTGGAGCATGCTACAATTTGGGGGTGCATGATAAAGCCGGACCTTGTTTGAGTGATGGGTCCAATAAATATATTCCAATTGTGCACTAAACTTCTTTCAAGCAGCCACTGGGATGTCTGCATTTGTTTTCAAAGGAATAGTAGCTCTAAAAGATAAAAAACTCAAATTGAGGTCCTCTGGTGATGTTCGTGCAATGTGAAAGGCTTCATTAGGCATCCCAGCCTTCAATAGGCAAGATACCAGTGCCCTAATAGTTATGCTATCTGGAGCACAACCAATTGCTAACATCTTATTGAAAATGTTAATTGATTCATGCATTCTCCCTTTCATGCAATGTCCAATAATAAGAATGGTGAATGTCACTTTATCAGGATTGCATCTCTTTTCCTCCATTTCTGTCACAATCACATTTGCCTCATCCACATTCCCGGACTTGCAATATCCATCAATCACAGGGTTGTATATAAATGGTTTTGGAGTGACATTACTACACTTCAACTGCCTTAAAAAGTCACGAGCTTCGTGAAGTCTATTATGCTTGCATAGGGCATTGACAAGAACTGAATAAGTATAAACATTTGGAGATATATTTCTTGCTTTCATCATATCCCACCTCTTCAAAGCCAGGTGAACTTGTCCAATTCGACAATAACCATCAATCATGGAAGTTAAAGTAACTACATCAGGTTCACAGCCAAAAGAAACCATcttttcatgcatgttttctgCTGCAACCATGTCACCAATCTTGCCAAAGCCATCAATAAGAACATTAAAAGTTACCACATTGGGATTAATCCCAGACTTAATCATCTCCTCAAAAAGGACTGAGGCTTCCCCCATCTTACCCAGTTTGCAAAACCCAGATATAATAGATGTATAAGTCACGACATCAGGTGAACAATCTTTTCTCGACTTAACTTCCTTCAATAGGTCACAACCTCTATCTAATTCATTAACTTTACACAATCCATTTATCAGAGTGTTATATGTAACAAGATCAGGTAAACAACCAAACCTCCCCATATCATTGAAAATTTCAAAAGCTCTATCAACTTCTCCTGCTTTGCAGAGACCTCGGATGAGAATATTGAAGGTCCAAGTATCAGGAGGTGATTGCAATACCAAATGCTCTTTAAAGAAGCAAATAGCCTCATTTACCTGATTCCTCTTAACCAATTCATTTAACAAACTATTATAAACAAAAGTATTAATCCTAATCTTCTCAGCCCGAAGGTCAGCAAGCAGTTCCCTTGCCAGATCAAACTTGCCTGCTACCACAAGTGAAGTTACCAAAAATCCTAAAAGTGTACCATCAGGCAAATGCCCATCACTATTCATGTAATCAAACACCTTTTTCGCCAAATCATGGAGACCCATTTGACATAAAGACCTTATTTGCAAATTGTAAGTTGAAAAAGAATGAGTGACACTCAAATTCAATCTACTGAACTCCAAGAACTTGAAACCCACTTTTGGATTATCAAACCGGTTAATTACCTCGAATGCTATCACAGGGGTCAAGTTCTCACACAAATACCCCAAACAAGCATCCAAAGAACGCGAACGGACAAAAAGGGTAGCTACAACTTTAACAAACCAAGCCTCGTGATTTCTTATTACCTCTCCGTCAGGGAAGGGACGAAATCCTCCTTGAGTGTGAGTGTGAGCGTGAAAATGGGCAATGACAATCGTGGAGGCTCGAACCCTGAAAGGCGGGGTATTGAGTAACAGGAGGTTCATCGTCAACCCCAAGCCATCACTGAAACTCTATAGCAACGACTTCACGAAGATGGCCAAATATTTCACCGAGTCGCCGGGATTTCGCGGGTTTTTGGCTAAATCCAAAGTTGATGATCTCGTGCGAGTCCGGTAAAAATGACCGAAAGCTCTCATGCCGAAGCCACCAATACTCCTGCCTGTGAAAGCTTCTCAATGAGGAAGGTTTGAGGTTTGAAACTCTGCCGACTTCTTTTTCTAAGGATGCGTGAGAGAGGCGGTCGGAGCTTGGTAGGAGAAGGAGCATAGGGTGAAGACTGAAGAGAGGGGAACAAACTATACTGGGCCTAAATCTACTTGATGTTTGTCTTTGGGCTCATTCGGTCTGGCATCTGAAAGCCCACCCATGCctgattttaattaattttttcaagcctttctttattttacaaaaaatattttccataaaaaatattacttaaaaaatttaataaataaaaaatattttctaattaaataaaaatttaaattatttttaaaaaataaatttattttttccaaaaaaattattttctaaattttaagagttttatagatttattttttaatatattttattttttaaattaaaattaaataataaaaaataaattatcttattagaaaatatttttcacataatttttttttataaaactcacaagaaatttgaaatgtttaaatttaatttgataattatattaaactttgaaaatattaaacataattttattgattttcaattaattattaatatcattttcaaatatatatcaacataatataaaattcattaaactTGTGAGCAACGTTTTCCTCAACAATAGGGATAAAgggttaataatttaaaatttggatAAGGGTTTAGTTAATACACTATTTAATAtgcattgaaaaaaataataatatttttataaattaagaatCTCACataataaagtatttttttaataatacattttatattattaatttcaaaaatattaaaattaattattagtgTAATTAAGACTCTGTTttgttatataaattaatgttaGGAGTGCTTAGAAAATTTGAatagtgaaaatattttttattaaaagaaaaaaaataagtacttttttaaaaatgacttactaaaataattaattttttaaaaaaattacttactTTTTCTAAAAGGAAAAACattctataaattttattaatattattatataaatttgttaatatattggCAAATCATGTATCCATcattatttattgaaaaatagagaACATATATCAactcattatttattatattatatttttattttaatatttttttaattagtatcaaaaattaaaagattaaaatttgaaatttctcatatttactcaaatatacttattatcagactaaatctgttaatttaatattttatttaaataaaatattttaaataattattaaaatactaataaatATAGTAGAATCCTATAAttctttttcaaataatttttggcatttttacattataaatcaaaattttaataaacataggaaatgagaaaattaaaaaatattagtgtttttttttttttgggaaaatCTATggttttttagtttaatttatcaaCTCAATATTGTCttgcaaaaaaaaattttggtgcGATTGTCAAATTGATTGCAAAATTAATCTAGTATTCCTATTCCCACGCGGAAGATTTTTATTGGCTGATGTAGAAGTAAGTGCGTAATTTGACTAGAGCTACAAGTACTGGAACGCTGCAGGTGAGGTGGCGCCGGATTCTAGAAGTAATACGACATCGTTTTGAAACTGGAAAGGATCAGATAGGTACAAACTGCAAAAATTTCGGCTTGCAGTAAACAGCAGCTTGCTCGTTGTAAATTTAGCAGTTCTCACTGTCAGCGCTTTCACTAAgcaagctctctctctctctggaaAAAGACATGAAACCCAGTTCCCAACTGCTGCTTCGTCACTGTTCATAGCATTCTTTTATCTTGCTTTTCCACTACTTTTCCTTACTTTCTTCAGAAAATCTAGCAAGGGTCTTAGCAACAGCATAGGTGAGACTCACTTTCTTATTGGGTTCTTCAGTGAGATCATTTCCCATTGTTTTTTGCTTGGTGATTCGATCTTTGCGTTTCTTTTGTTTGTGGGTTTTATTTCATGTCATTGTGAGGATACAACAGACTTGCGTATTGCATAGATATCCATTTATATGTAAATCATTGTTTTATGGGTCTTTAAATGATTAAATCGAGGTGGGTTTTGATTTTCTATATGGGTTTCGTGTATTGCCTATATTTGGGTTTGAATTTTGTTAATGAGTTTGTTTCCTTTTCTATGTCATCTTGGCATGAGGGTTTAGGAGAACTTGATGCTATTTTGTTAGATTGATTTCTTTTGGGGAATTGTGTAATTACTTTGTCAAGCCTAAGAGAAGAGGCATTTTGTGGACTTGATAACCTTTAGATACCCTTTGCttatttaattatgattttCCCACTTTTGGAGATCTTGAATCACCTTTCCGTTTTAATGGATTGTATGTGGCCCTAATTTTTAGctaccaaaaaaaaaagcatcAAGCCCCCATGATATATCAACAAACTAGGAATGGGTATCTTTTACTTGTTCTAGTTTATATAGTTTGACTGCAAATACTACCCTGCCCATGTTTGAGATTTATCACTATATACAACCAGTAGAATCATATTAT
Proteins encoded in this region:
- the LOC110622162 gene encoding pentatricopeptide repeat-containing protein At2g06000 → MNLLLLNTPPFRVRASTIVIAHFHAHTHTQGGFRPFPDGEVIRNHEAWFVKVVATLFVRSRSLDACLGYLCENLTPVIAFEVINRFDNPKVGFKFLEFSRLNLSVTHSFSTYNLQIRSLCQMGLHDLAKKVFDYMNSDGHLPDGTLLGFLVTSLVVAGKFDLARELLADLRAEKIRINTFVYNSLLNELVKRNQVNEAICFFKEHLVLQSPPDTWTFNILIRGLCKAGEVDRAFEIFNDMGRFGCLPDLVTYNTLINGLCKVNELDRGCDLLKEVKSRKDCSPDVVTYTSIISGFCKLGKMGEASVLFEEMIKSGINPNVVTFNVLIDGFGKIGDMVAAENMHEKMVSFGCEPDVVTLTSMIDGYCRIGQVHLALKRWDMMKARNISPNVYTYSVLVNALCKHNRLHEARDFLRQLKCSNVTPKPFIYNPVIDGYCKSGNVDEANVIVTEMEEKRCNPDKVTFTILIIGHCMKGRMHESINIFNKMLAIGCAPDSITIRALVSCLLKAGMPNEAFHIARTSPEDLNLSFLSFRATIPLKTNADIPVAA